The DNA region TGGAGATCCTCAGCCGGGCCGACGACGTCGTCATCTCGGGCGGCGAGAACGTGCCGACCGGCCTGGTCGAGCAGGTCATCGGCGACCACCCGGGCGTCGCGGCGGTCGCCGTGGTCGGCGTGCCCGACGACGAGTGGGGACAGCGCGTGGTCGCCGTGGTGCAGGCCACCGTCGCGTCCGCGGCGCCGACGCTCGAGGAGCTGCGGACGTACGCCGCCGAGAGGCTCGCCCCGGCCGCCTTCCCCCGCGAGCTGGTGGTGCTCGGCGTGCTGCCGCTGCTGCCCTCGGGCAAGCTCGACAAGAACGCGGTGCGTAGCCTCGTCGCCGCCCGGCACTGAGCCCGGGCACCGAGTCGAGTCAGGGCACCGAACCGGCACCGAACCGGCACCTAACCGGCACCGATCCGGCACCGAGCCAGACCAGGGAGACCGATGGCGACCGCGGCACAGTGGGTCGAGGGGGCCCGGCCGAGGACGCTGCCGGCCGCGGTGGCGCCGGTCGCGGCCGGGACCGGCGCGGCCGCGGCGGCGGACGGTTTCCGGCTCGGGCCGGCCCTGCTCGCGCTGCTGGTCGCGCTGGCCCTGCAGGTCGGGGTGAACTACGCCAACGACTACAGCGACGGCATGCGCGGCACGGACGCCGACCGGGTCGGGCCGTTGCGACTCGTCGGGTCCGGGGTGGCGCCTCCGTCGGTGGTGAAGGCGGCGGCGCTGGCCGCCTTCGCGGTGGCCGGGCTGGCCGGGCTGGTGCTCGCGGCGCTGTCGTCGTGGTGGCTGGTGGCTGCCGGTGCCGCGTGCCTGCTGGCCGCCTGGTTCTACACCGGCGGCCGGTCGCCCTACGGCTACCGCGGGCTCGGCGAGGTCTCCGTCTTCGTCTTCTTCGGCCTGGTCGCGACGGTCGGGACGACGTACGTCCAGGCGCTCGAGGTCACGGTGGTGTCGGTGCTGGCCGGCATCGGCTGCGGGTCGCTGGCCTGCGCGCTGCTGGTGGCCAACAACCTGCGGGACCGGCCGAAGGACGAGGGCGTCGGAAAGCGGACCCTTGCCGTGCGGCTCGGCGACCGCCGGACCCGACTGCTCTACGCCGGCCTGATGGCGCTGCCGTTCGTCGTGCTGCCGCAGGTCGCGGCCTACGAGCCGTGGGCGCTGCTCGCCCTGTTCGCGGCGCTGCTCGCGGTGCCGCCGGTCCTCGCCGTCGGCCGCGGCGCTTCCGGTCGGTACCTGGTCCCGGTGCTCAAGGCGACCGGGCTGACGCTGCTCGGGTACGGCGTCCTGCTCGGCGTCGGCCTCAGCCTCGGCTGACCGCTGCCAACTGCTCGTGGACCCGGTCGAGCCACTCGGTGACCATGGCGCGCAGCAGCCCGGGCTGCTCATGGGGCAGCGCATGGCCGGCCCGGTCGAGCACGGCGAAGGTGGCGCGCGGGTAGTGCTCGAGGAGGTCCCACGCTCCCGCGTAGCCGACGGCCGAGTCCTGACGCCCGGTCACCACGAGGGTCGGGTGCCGGTAGGGCTCCGCGTCCTCGGGTCGGGCGGTCAGCTCCCAGCGCTCACCGATCCGCTGCAGCGCGGACTGGTCGGCGAGCAGTCCGGCCGGCGCGACGTACGTGTCGTACCGCTCGACGGTCTCGGGCGTCCGCACGACGAAGTAGTCGCGGAAGTCGTCGTCACCGAGGCCGGCAGAACCGAAGCCGACGCCCGGCCCCGGCACGTCGCGGATGCCGGGCAGCAGGGGGCAGAGCAGAGCGAGACCGACGACCTGCTCCGCGCGACGCAGGGCGACCGCCTGCGCGTAGTAGCCACCCGCCGAGTGCCCGACCACGAGCAGCTGCTGGTCACTGACGACCTCGTCGACGAAGGCGAGGAGGACGTCGAGGACGTCGTCCGCACCCCGGACCGTCTCCGGAGCAGGCGTCAGTCCCATCCCTGGCAGGTCGGGGTAGATCCGCCGGTACCCCGGCAGGCCCTCGAAGACCGGCTCGAGGCAGGCCATCACCTCGCGGTGGTCGACCCCCGCCCCGTGCAGCACCAGGACCGGCAGTCCATCGCCGTGCTCGACGGAGAACACCGACACCGCGCCCGCTGACTGGTCCACACGCCCACGCTCGCACGCATCGTTGACACCGGCGATGGCGGTCGTCAGAGCTGGTGCAGGGTCAGGTCGGTCAGGGAGCCCTCGCGCACGCTGGCGGTGAGGTAGGTGTGGTGCGGCTGACGCCGGCGGTCGGTCGGCGACCCGGGGTTGAGCAGGCGCATCCCACTCGGGGTCACGGTGTCCCAGGGGATGTGGCTGTGCCCGAAGACCAGGACGTCGAGCCCGGGGTGGGCAGTGTCGCAGCGCCTCTCCCGGCCGGTCGCCTGCCCCGTCTCGTGCACGACGCCGAGCCGGAGTCCGTCGAGGTCGACGCGGGCCACCTCGGGCAGCCGGGCCCGGATCTCTGCCCCGTCGTTGTTGCCGTGGACGCCGACCAGCCACCCCGCCCTCGCTTGGACCTCGTCGACGAGCGACGCGTCGACCCAGTCACCGGCGTGGACCACCACGTCGACCGTGTCGACGAGCCGCCAGACCTCGTCGGGCAGGGTGCGGGCCCGGCGCGGCACGTGGGTGTCAGCGATCAGCAGCACCTGCACCTCTCCACCTTGCCCGGCCACCGCGCGGGGACACCGGACCGGCTCAGGCGGCGAGCAGGTCGGCCGGTTGCACGAGCGAGGGGCCGGCGCGGCGCTCCACCAGGACCGACGTGCCGAGCACCACCAGGCCGACGACCGCCAGTCCAGCGCCGACCACGGCGGGCGACGTGTAGCCCCAGCCGGCCGCGATGACGACGCCCCCGAGCCAGGCGCCGAGGGCGTTGGCCAGGTTCAGCGCCGAGTGGTTGAGCGTGACCGCCAGCGCCTTGCCGTCACCGGAGACGTCGAGCAGCCGGGCGGTGATCGCGGGCAGCGACATCGACATGACGACGCCGAGGGCGGTCGCGGTCGCCGCCGCCGTCACGGCGCCGTGCGCGGTGACCGTGAAGAGCAGGAGGGTGCCCACGGTCAGCACCGGACCGATCACGAGGGTCCGCAGCACCGACCGGTCGGCGAGGTGGCCGCCGGCGACCGTGCCGATCGTCATCCCGACGCCGAGGAGCGCCAGCACGATCGGCACCTGCGCGTCGGTGTAGCCGCTGACCTCGGTGAGCGTCACGGCGATGTAGCTGTAGACCGCGAAGAAGCCGCCGAAGCCGACCGCGCCGATGAGCAGCGTCAGCCAGACCAGCGGCCGACGCAGCGCGCTGAGCTCGCGTCGCGGGCTCGCGCCGTCGGCGCCGACCCGGGGGACCGACACCTCCACGGCCAGCACGGTGACGGCGGCGATGACCACCACGACGACGTACGCCGAGCGCCAGCCCAGGGCCTGCCCCAGCAGGGTCGTCAACGGGACGCCCACGATGTTCGCGACCGTCAGCCCGGTCATGGTCGACGCGACGGCGCGGGCCCGGCGGCCGGGCGGCACCAGAGCGGCGGCGACGACGGCGGCGAAGCCGAAGTAGGCCCCGTGCGGCAGGCCGCTGAGGAAGCGGGCGCCGACGAACATCGAGAAGGTCGGCGCCAGGGCGGACAGGAGGTTGCCCACCCCGATCGCGACGGCGAGGAAGAGCAGCAGCCCCTTGCGCGGCAGCCGGGCGGCGAGCACGGCGAACAGCGGCGCGCCGATGACCACGCCGAGCGCGTAGGCGGAGATGGCGTGGCCGGCCGTCGGGACGGAGACGCCGAGGTCGTCGGCGACGTCGGGCAGCAGACCCATGCTCGCGAACTCCGTGGTGCCGATGCCGAAGCCGCCGAGCGCCAGAGCGGTGAGGCTCACCCAGACCGGCACGCACCGGCCGCGCACGCCGTTGCGGCGCGGCAGGGAGATCGGCCCGGCGTCAGGGACGGCGGTGGCAGGGCTCGCGGACACCTAGGTGCCAATGCGGCTCGGCACCGGTTCCATTCCGTCGTCCGCCAGATCGTCCGCCCTCTCGGACCGACTCGGCAGGAACGCTGCGGTGTCAGGCAGGAACTCGACGCTCCTCCATGAGTCCGACGGGTGTGTCGTCCGGGTCGGCGACGAAGGCCATCCACAGCTCGGTGTCCCCGTCGCGGTTGACCAGGTGCGCCCCCGAGATCCGCCGAGCGCCGCGACCCGTGACCTCCGCCAGGGACGCGTCGACGTCCGCCACCCGGTAGTAGACGACCGGCCGGGAGCGGAACCGCTCGTCCTCCGGCACGCCGAGGTAGAGCCGCACGCCGCCGGCGTCGAAGAACGCCATCGGCTGCCCTGGCACGGTGAACAGGTGCCTCAGCCCGAGCACGTCGCGGTAGAACCGGACCGACTCGTCGAGGTCGTTGACGCTCACGTGCAGCTGCCCGATGCCCTGGATCTCACTGGTCATCGCAAGTCCTCCCGCCGGTCGACACCGAACATGGAATACTTCAGGTGCTGAACTGTCAAGTGATTCATGCTGTTAACTGTTCGGCATGAGCCCGGACCTGCCCCCGCTCCCCGCTGGAGTCCCGCGCAACAGCAGGCACCGGGTCGCGAACGCCTTGAACAGCACAGCGATCCACGTCCTGCGCAGCGCCCGGACGGTCGACCGGGAGACGGGACTGAGCGCCGAGCGGCTGTCACTGCTCTCGGTGCTCGTCTTCGGCGGACCGGCCACGATGTCGTCGCTCGCCCGCGCCGAGCAGGTGAGCCGACCGGCCATCACCCGCACCGTCAGGGCACTCGAGCAGGCCGGGCTGGTCCGCCGTGACGAGGTCGCGGAGGACCGGCGGCAGAGCCGGGTGTCGGCCACCTCGGCCGGGCGCCGGCTGCTGGAGGCCGGGCGGCGGGCCCGCATCGAGCGGCTGGCCGGGGTCCTCGAGGACGCCCACCCCGAGGAGCTCGCCGAGCTGGACCGCGCGCTCGCCGTCGTGCGGCGGGCGCTGCGCGCCACCACGTCGCGCGCCACCACGTCGCGCGCCACCACCTCGTGCGCCACCACGTCGCGCCGCTGAGGGTCAGGACAGCGCGGGGTCCTCCGCGACCCGGCCTTCCCACTTGGTGGACAGCACGACGGTCGTGCGGGTGCGGGCCACGCCGCGGATGGCGCGCAGCCGCGACAGCGTGCTCTCCAGGGCGGGGACGTCGGCCACCCGCACCTTGATCAGGAAGCTCTCGTCGCCCGCGACGAACCAGCAGTCCTCGATCTCCTCGACCTTCTCCAGCGCGCGGGTGACGACGTCCTGGTCGGAGGTGTCCGACAGGTGCACGCCGACGAGGGCGGCAACCGAGCGGCCGAGCGCGACCGGGTCGACCACGGCGTGGTAGCCGAGGACCACGCCGTCGCGCTCGAGCCGGGCCACCCGCTCGGTGACGCTCGGCCCGGAGAGGCCGACCGAGCGGCCCAGCTCGGCCCAGGAGGACCGGGCGTCCTGCCGGAGAGCCTGGACCAGGGCCCGGTCGATGTCGTCCATGGCTCGGAACCCTTCAGAGGGAAGAAAGTTAGCCGATGGGGAGTTGACACCATAGAATCAAAGGTAAGTGGTCCACAAGGCCTAAGAAAGAAGGAACCGTGTTCACGCTCGACCTGGCCCGCGCCCACATCCGTGAGCTGCAGCGTGCGGCCGACGACCACCGTCGCAACCACCCGGCCGGCTCGCCCCGGCGCCGTCGGCTCGGCGGCCGGCGCCGCTGACCCCCCCGTCTGTCGGGCCGCCCGCGCGAGCGGCTGGCCGCGACGTACCCTGGCGATGGAGGATGCCGCTTTCATGCTGAAGGTCCTGCTCTACCTGCTGCCGCTTGCGCTGGCGATCTACGCCCTCGTCGACCTGGTCCAGACCAAGGACGACGAGATCCAGGGCCTGCCGAAGCTCGCGTGGGTCGGCCTGATCGTCGTGTTCTGGGTGATCGGTCCGATCGCCTGGCTGCTCGCCGGCAAGCGCGGCGGACGGTCGTTCCTGCCCGACCCGCAGGCCCGGGCAGCCGGGGGCCCGACGCGCGGCCGGCCGGTGGCGCCGGACGACGACCCGGACTTCCTGCGCGGCCTCGGCCGCCAGTCGCCGCCTCCCGCGCCGCGTCCGGTCGATCCCGAGGACGACACCCCGGACGACCCCCCTATCACCGCCCGCTGACCGCCCGGACCAGCGCGGCCCGGTTGTCGCTCAGCCAGGCGTCGTCGGCTGCGGCCCGGTCCTCGCCGTGGGTCTGCGCCCAATGGCTGGCCCACGGCTCGCGCCCGGCGGCCGCCTGAGCCCGGACGTAGGCGAGCTCCCGGGCGCGTTCCTGACCGATGACGTCGACCAGCTCCGCAGCCCGCTCCGGTCCGAGGCCGTACGCGCGGGCCAGCAGACCGGCACGGCGTACGCCGTCCAGCCGGTCGGGATGGTGCAACCGCGCGCCGGGGGCATGGAGGGGTGCCCACTCCTCGCACGCGATGGCGAGGTCCCACAGCCGTCGGCCGGGCGCCGCCTCCGCGAAGTCGATGAAGGCGACCACCCGCCCGT from Actinomycetes bacterium includes:
- a CDS encoding 1,4-dihydroxy-2-naphthoate polyprenyltransferase is translated as MATAAQWVEGARPRTLPAAVAPVAAGTGAAAAADGFRLGPALLALLVALALQVGVNYANDYSDGMRGTDADRVGPLRLVGSGVAPPSVVKAAALAAFAVAGLAGLVLAALSSWWLVAAGAACLLAAWFYTGGRSPYGYRGLGEVSVFVFFGLVATVGTTYVQALEVTVVSVLAGIGCGSLACALLVANNLRDRPKDEGVGKRTLAVRLGDRRTRLLYAGLMALPFVVLPQVAAYEPWALLALFAALLAVPPVLAVGRGASGRYLVPVLKATGLTLLGYGVLLGVGLSLG
- a CDS encoding alpha/beta hydrolase, translating into MDQSAGAVSVFSVEHGDGLPVLVLHGAGVDHREVMACLEPVFEGLPGYRRIYPDLPGMGLTPAPETVRGADDVLDVLLAFVDEVVSDQQLLVVGHSAGGYYAQAVALRRAEQVVGLALLCPLLPGIRDVPGPGVGFGSAGLGDDDFRDYFVVRTPETVERYDTYVAPAGLLADQSALQRIGERWELTARPEDAEPYRHPTLVVTGRQDSAVGYAGAWDLLEHYPRATFAVLDRAGHALPHEQPGLLRAMVTEWLDRVHEQLAAVSRG
- a CDS encoding metallophosphoesterase; this translates as MQVLLIADTHVPRRARTLPDEVWRLVDTVDVVVHAGDWVDASLVDEVQARAGWLVGVHGNNDGAEIRARLPEVARVDLDGLRLGVVHETGQATGRERRCDTAHPGLDVLVFGHSHIPWDTVTPSGMRLLNPGSPTDRRRQPHHTYLTASVREGSLTDLTLHQL
- a CDS encoding MFS transporter codes for the protein MSASPATAVPDAGPISLPRRNGVRGRCVPVWVSLTALALGGFGIGTTEFASMGLLPDVADDLGVSVPTAGHAISAYALGVVIGAPLFAVLAARLPRKGLLLFLAVAIGVGNLLSALAPTFSMFVGARFLSGLPHGAYFGFAAVVAAALVPPGRRARAVASTMTGLTVANIVGVPLTTLLGQALGWRSAYVVVVVIAAVTVLAVEVSVPRVGADGASPRRELSALRRPLVWLTLLIGAVGFGGFFAVYSYIAVTLTEVSGYTDAQVPIVLALLGVGMTIGTVAGGHLADRSVLRTLVIGPVLTVGTLLLFTVTAHGAVTAAATATALGVVMSMSLPAITARLLDVSGDGKALAVTLNHSALNLANALGAWLGGVVIAAGWGYTSPAVVGAGLAVVGLVVLGTSVLVERRAGPSLVQPADLLAA
- a CDS encoding VOC family protein, whose translation is MTSEIQGIGQLHVSVNDLDESVRFYRDVLGLRHLFTVPGQPMAFFDAGGVRLYLGVPEDERFRSRPVVYYRVADVDASLAEVTGRGARRISGAHLVNRDGDTELWMAFVADPDDTPVGLMEERRVPA
- a CDS encoding MarR family transcriptional regulator, which gives rise to MSPDLPPLPAGVPRNSRHRVANALNSTAIHVLRSARTVDRETGLSAERLSLLSVLVFGGPATMSSLARAEQVSRPAITRTVRALEQAGLVRRDEVAEDRRQSRVSATSAGRRLLEAGRRARIERLAGVLEDAHPEELAELDRALAVVRRALRATTSRATTSRATTSCATTSRR
- a CDS encoding Lrp/AsnC family transcriptional regulator — its product is MDDIDRALVQALRQDARSSWAELGRSVGLSGPSVTERVARLERDGVVLGYHAVVDPVALGRSVAALVGVHLSDTSDQDVVTRALEKVEEIEDCWFVAGDESFLIKVRVADVPALESTLSRLRAIRGVARTRTTVVLSTKWEGRVAEDPALS
- a CDS encoding PLD nuclease N-terminal domain-containing protein produces the protein MEDAAFMLKVLLYLLPLALAIYALVDLVQTKDDEIQGLPKLAWVGLIVVFWVIGPIAWLLAGKRGGRSFLPDPQARAAGGPTRGRPVAPDDDPDFLRGLGRQSPPPAPRPVDPEDDTPDDPPITAR